The following proteins come from a genomic window of Candidatus Bathyarchaeia archaeon:
- a CDS encoding GYD domain-containing protein: MPTYILLSTLTDEGRRTVKERPERIQEVNKEIEALGAKVLSQYVVLGPYDFVNVVEAPDNKTIAKVSMELGSRGTVQIMSMAAIPINEFIASMKKTAAKKK; the protein is encoded by the coding sequence ATGCCAACATACATTCTACTCTCTACACTCACCGATGAAGGAAGAAGAACAGTAAAAGAACGCCCAGAAAGAATACAAGAAGTCAACAAAGAAATCGAAGCCCTAGGCGCCAAAGTCCTCTCACAATACGTAGTACTCGGACCCTACGACTTCGTCAACGTAGTTGAAGCGCCAGACAACAAGACAATCGCCAAAGTCTCGATGGAACTAGGCTCAAGAGGCACAGTTCAAATAATGAGCATGGCAGCGATACCCATCAACGAGTTCATAGCCAGCATGAAGAAAACCGCAGCCAAGAAAAAATAA
- a CDS encoding AbrB/MazE/SpoVT family DNA-binding domain-containing protein — protein sequence MLEEEMKVGPKGQVVIPRAVRKTLKIHPGSRVVFKLEGEKLVLEKLVFDAVGAFEEIAKKGSSVKRISAHAYEEELSSRNM from the coding sequence ATGTTAGAAGAAGAAATGAAAGTCGGTCCTAAAGGTCAAGTAGTTATTCCACGGGCAGTCAGGAAGACGCTTAAAATACATCCAGGTTCGAGGGTTGTTTTCAAGCTGGAAGGAGAAAAACTGGTCTTAGAGAAACTCGTGTTTGATGCGGTAGGCGCCTTCGAAGAAATCGCTAAAAAAGGCTCCTCCGTTAAGAGAATCAGCGCACATGCCTACGAAGAAGAACTGAGCTCGAGGAACATGTAA
- a CDS encoding type II toxin-antitoxin system VapC family toxin has protein sequence MLYLDSNVFLYATLNTEEIGNRARNLLMQVQQGKKQACSSALTFDEIVWVVKKYRTQQDAIIAGEAFLNFPNVKLISVTEDLLSFALGLIKKHSLDPRDSIHAASAIFNKTEALVSTDEHFDKIKGLNRKPL, from the coding sequence GTGCTCTACCTCGACTCTAATGTCTTCTTGTACGCCACCTTAAACACAGAGGAAATCGGCAACCGAGCGAGAAACCTTCTCATGCAGGTACAGCAAGGAAAAAAGCAAGCGTGTTCGTCGGCGCTTACTTTTGATGAAATTGTTTGGGTTGTGAAGAAGTATCGAACGCAGCAAGACGCTATAATAGCAGGTGAAGCCTTCTTGAATTTCCCAAACGTAAAACTAATTTCAGTGACCGAAGATTTACTGTCGTTTGCGTTGGGCCTTATCAAAAAACACAGTCTTGACCCAAGAGATTCTATCCATGCAGCCTCTGCAATCTTCAACAAAACAGAAGCGTTGGTCTCAACCGATGAACATTTCGACAAAATAAAAGGACTCAACAGAAAACCTCTGTGA
- a CDS encoding glycosyltransferase family 4 protein, whose protein sequence is MSTKPRVPESNEEYIAFLGTYTPRECGIATFTKDLVDSIDLLGEFAPARLISVNEIETIYDYDSRVKQQIRQDFEEDYIQAAKYINSSKINVVNVQHEFGIYGGEWGKYILSFLQNVHKPVITTLHTVQPDFESTARNVLKETLSHSKAIVVMARTAKNILKEYNVPSKRINVVQHGCPDMPFLNSDNVKPSLGLKGRTILSTFGLINRGKGIEYAIQALPPLVEKHPNILYLIIGETHPEVRKIEGENYRMNLIRLVDQLGLKNHVRFHNRFLTKRELIRYLHATDICITPYIGSDQISSGTLVYALGAGRVVVSTPYLHAKEVLSHGRGMFCEFKNPDSIADGVKKLLENDKLRRDIEKKAYRYSRSFTWPKVAQKYTDILKQAIHA, encoded by the coding sequence TTGTCCACAAAGCCTCGAGTTCCAGAATCGAACGAAGAATACATTGCCTTTCTGGGCACGTACACTCCCAGAGAATGCGGAATAGCCACCTTCACGAAAGACCTAGTCGACTCCATAGACCTCCTCGGTGAATTCGCCCCAGCCCGACTCATAAGCGTAAACGAAATAGAGACAATCTACGACTACGACAGCCGAGTCAAACAACAGATAAGGCAGGATTTCGAAGAGGATTACATTCAAGCCGCCAAGTATATCAACTCATCCAAAATCAACGTAGTAAACGTACAACACGAATTCGGAATATACGGAGGAGAATGGGGAAAGTACATCCTCTCCTTCCTCCAAAACGTACACAAACCAGTCATAACCACACTCCACACAGTCCAACCAGACTTCGAATCGACAGCACGAAACGTGCTGAAAGAAACCCTCTCTCACAGCAAAGCAATCGTGGTCATGGCAAGAACCGCCAAGAACATTCTCAAGGAATACAACGTCCCAAGCAAGAGAATCAACGTCGTCCAACACGGCTGCCCAGACATGCCCTTCCTAAACAGTGACAACGTGAAGCCCTCGCTGGGTTTGAAAGGAAGAACCATCTTGTCCACCTTCGGCCTAATAAACAGAGGCAAAGGCATCGAGTACGCCATCCAAGCACTCCCACCTCTAGTTGAAAAGCACCCAAACATACTCTACCTTATAATCGGCGAAACACACCCCGAAGTAAGAAAAATCGAAGGCGAAAACTACCGCATGAACCTCATCAGACTAGTCGACCAACTGGGATTAAAGAACCACGTAAGATTTCACAACCGCTTCCTAACAAAAAGGGAACTAATAAGGTACCTCCACGCCACAGATATCTGCATCACACCCTACATAGGCTCAGACCAAATCAGCAGCGGCACCTTAGTCTACGCTTTAGGAGCCGGCAGAGTAGTAGTATCAACTCCCTACCTCCACGCTAAAGAGGTGCTGTCTCACGGACGAGGCATGTTCTGCGAGTTCAAAAACCCAGACTCAATCGCCGATGGAGTGAAGAAACTTCTAGAAAACGACAAACTGAGAAGAGACATAGAGAAAAAAGCTTACAGGTACAGTCGAAGCTTTACATGGCCAAAGGTCGCCCAAAAATACACAGACATACTCAAACAAGCGATACACGCTTAA